In Sphingobacterium sp. PCS056, the following proteins share a genomic window:
- the pgmB gene encoding beta-phosphoglucomutase — protein MKSALDLLKRVKGVIFDLDGVLVDTAVFHFQAWKRLAHELGFDFTEIENEQLKGVSRIASLEKILKWAGVDAADREKLDMAERKNRWYLELVREMRADEVLPGSMELLHWLKQNDYRIALGSASKNAPLILEKTGMISFFDVLVDGNSVSLSKPHPEVFLKAARDLQLLPGSCLVFEDAQAGVDAARAAGMGVIGIGSNLNGTDLSINSLEKVLN, from the coding sequence ATGAAAAGTGCATTGGATCTTTTGAAGCGTGTAAAAGGAGTAATTTTTGATCTCGACGGTGTTTTGGTTGATACTGCGGTATTCCATTTTCAAGCTTGGAAAAGGCTTGCCCATGAATTGGGATTTGACTTTACAGAGATTGAAAATGAACAATTAAAGGGCGTAAGTCGGATCGCTTCGCTGGAAAAAATTTTAAAATGGGCTGGCGTCGATGCTGCTGATCGTGAAAAATTAGACATGGCAGAACGTAAAAATCGGTGGTATTTGGAATTAGTTCGAGAGATGCGAGCAGATGAAGTTTTACCAGGATCAATGGAATTGCTGCATTGGTTAAAGCAAAATGATTATCGTATAGCATTAGGATCTGCGAGCAAGAATGCACCGCTTATCTTGGAGAAAACGGGTATGATTTCCTTTTTTGATGTTCTTGTAGATGGTAATAGTGTCAGTCTTTCTAAGCCACATCCAGAGGTGTTCTTAAAGGCTGCACGAGACCTACAATTGCTTCCTGGATCATGTCTGGTATTTGAAGATGCGCAGGCAGGTGTAGATGCTGCTAGGGCAGCAGGGATGGGTGTGATTGGCATCGGTTCCAATTTGAATGGAACAGATTTGTCCATCAACAGTTTGGAGAAAGTTTTAAATTAA